In Ascaphus truei isolate aAscTru1 chromosome 21, aAscTru1.hap1, whole genome shotgun sequence, one DNA window encodes the following:
- the LOC142472072 gene encoding histo-blood group ABO system transferase-like isoform X2, protein MENKKTILALLPIGVKYTNGLSRRRPGNRRWQWLAGEKFGRKKCWLFTICLALLFIFSLSWHLFIDSEWHPRAMFPCKAVGHALINSEWHPRAMFPHAVGHSTNNTEYLDQFKEVKLQRLLYEKPETLKPPRTDVLMMTPWLAPIVWNGTYNIDILNDQFHQRGVRIGLTVFAIKKYTVFVKMFVETAEKFFMVGHKVNYYVFTDRASEIPNITLSEGRHLVVLDVPSYKRWQEVSMRRMEMIRNYSSELFINEVDYLVCVDVDMRFSDDVGVEILSNVFGTLHPGFYGASRQHFTYERRSQSQAFIPTDEGDFYYAGGYFGGIVEEVYKLTNHCHQAMMTDKENNIEAIWHDESYLNKYFLYHKPTKILSPEYLWDNNFGVPAMLKRRRFVAVPKNHAQIRNKRGVKQYIHNS, encoded by the exons GGGAAAAGTTTGGTCGAAAGAAGTGTTGGCTTTTCACCATTTGTTTGGCTCTACTGTTCATCTTTTCATTAAGCTG GCATCTCTTCATAGACAGTGAATGGCATCCCAGGGCCATGTTTCCGTGCAAAGCAGTGGG GCATGCCTTGATAAACAGTGAATGGCATCCCAGGGCCATGTTTCCACATGCAGTGGG CCACAGCACCAACAATACCGAATACCTGGACCAATTCAAAGAAGTGAAGCTCCAGAG ATTGTTGTATGAAAAGCCTGAGACCCTCAAACCACC GAGAACTGATGTGCTGATGATGACTCCCTGGCTTGCACCAATTGTTTGGAATGGCACCTATAACATTGATATACTGAATGATCAGTTCCACCAGAGAGGTGTCCGCATTGGTCTTACAGTGTTTGCTATTAAAAA GTACACAGTCTTTGTGAAAATGTTTGTTGAAACAGCGGAAAAGTTCTTCATGGTTGGGCACAAAGTAAACTACTATGTGTTCACTGATCGGGCCAGTGAAATTCCCAACATCACCCTCAGTGAGGGGAGACACTTGGTTGTTCTAGACGTCCCTAGCTACAAGAGGTGGCAGGAGGTCTCTATGAGACGCATGGAGATGATTCGGAACTACTCTAGTGAACTGTTCATCAACGAAGTAGACTATTTAGTCTGTGTGGATGTAGACATGAGGTTCAGTGATGATGTTGGCGTGGAGATTTTAAGCAATGTATTTGGTACTCTACATCCTGGCTTTTATGGTGCATCACGCCAACATTTTACCTATGAGCGCAGGAGTCAGTCTCAAGCCTTCATTCCTACTGATGAGGGGGACTTTTATTATGCTGGGGGTTATTTTGGTGGCATAGTAGAAGAGGTCTACAAATTGACTAACCACTGTCACCAAGCCATGATGACAGACAAAGAAAACAATATAGAAGCTATTTGGCACGATGAGAGCTAtttaaacaaatattttctaTATCACAAACCAACCAAAATCCTGTCTCCTGAGTATCTATGGGACAATAATTTTGGAGTACCAGCCATGCTAAAGAGAAGGAGGTTTGTTGCTGTTCCAAAGAACCATGCACAAATCAGGAACAAACGAGGAGTCAAACAATATATTCATAATTCTTAG